TTGCCACgaaaaacacctcgcccacatttttatttcactgtgtccgctaactgaacatagcagtgcttactcttgaccaaataagatagcatgcgagttgtttattacttcaagtcattgaCTGTTAGCAATcgttcacccaaggctgcccgtcaagtgttgcaatttcgcgggtgctcgtacctatacctacgtttcttgatttctttgtaggtgattaaaatcgtgcttaaattatacagtgcgccattactaagcctagctgacccacagattaacgttgcttgcgcaagaagttatggcgcgccctactgcgcgctggcggtccgcagtaattgcctgtttattctgtggcatcgcgaagctgccaatgggaatttcgcACGAAGAACAGGTACGTCTGCATAAAATCATCTtggcactaattgcagcagcagctgtgaactgcagcatgctagatataggcaatatgtgcggtttctaagcgaaagttcttgcatttacgcatacaaatttaaacatgatcagttcaaacctgcgtgagtttatttttttcatccattcacatttaatgtcACAGTGACTATCACttcaaggttggcgtttcacttagtCGCCCGAAAACCCCACCcgagtctttttataaaaataccagcgcagattgaaaccagctcggagcTTCCATCGTCACTAAGTCATTCAAGACTgcatttaccgatcaaactgaataacCGTATTACTTTTTGCATGTTTTATTGTTTGTCTTTATAGTCAGTTTTCTTAATCCAACTAGAGCCtaattttttgtattattttttctgcctaacagaaaacaagtttgcgcaggtcttcgtggatagcattttgacttgtgctaaccacgctaccccttgcaggacagtgtctacttagtaaaagggcggaatggagggcatagtatacgattattagggagtaattactagcacgcgtcaagaatgcaaaagtgccgcaagcactagtgcacatatatggttgcaattaagattgcgactggcagaaaagttggtggatCGAGATAATGAGCCAAAACACCTGtaaaaataatttgtcactgctttcctctctcctgtggctggacaggatgaacgagcaccagcacgaaatagtctgttcctttcgcgtgaaaaaaatgcaaacggcacttaataaaaaaagtgcacaaCTGCAGCCGTAGTGCAcacaaaatgtgttgcgcagccaacactggccgaggaagtacggtcgtccagcaggatgtctttaacaatgttcatgtagacattggcacagactatattgtccacggtgcaaacttctaggtgctcgtccacaatttgcagaaggcaaagcagctggtctgatgACACTTGCAAAAATCCCCTAGTATTTATTTTGGTCAGTGCACTTGGCTCTCGGGAAgtgctcctcagtgtttggaggcagtccttgcagcttattttagcaaactttcttgcaatctagccaccaaggtagtccaaaatgcagtccttcgttgactccaGACGATTGATATCTTAGGAGCGCTGCGAGCTGCGCGACGCCAGCAAACGTGTGTTGTGTCGGCTCCGCCGATTTTCGGCTGCGGCCGCAGCCCAAATCAAGCTAACCAGGCAAAACTGGCATTGAGCGATCCGGAACATCGAGCCGAACAGCTGGATACCAAATTcttccaggtgggcccattttatCCAAATTTACGGCCGTTTTTCGACCGACGACGTCGGCGCCTTCGTTATCGACGCCCGGCCGGGTGGAGTCGGCCCTCCGAGGGCAAAATGGCGGCATCCGCGCTCCAATTGCGCGCGTACgaccctgaggcgatggcgtggACCACGGTCCCCACCACCGGTGACGCAAATTCGACGGTTTTTCCGAAAATTCGGAGTCAAGCTTTACTTCAAGCGGCCGAACGCCGCTCCCAGGACAAGGCCAATATGACGGCGTCCAACGCCACCCCGGTCGCCGGCTCATCGGTCGGAAACATGAACGCTCCCGCGACGCGCGCCACGGGACGCAAGGGCAAGGCGTGATCAAACCCGCTCCCGATGACTATGTTATAGTAATCAAGCCCACAGAACGTGTTTCTCTTCACGAGGCGTTCACGGAAACCGGCTACGGCACCGCCATCTCGGCCTACCTCAAATCGGAACGGGCCCGCGCCACCTCCGTTCTGCCATCGCGAGACCAAAACATCATCGTGCATACCTCGGACATCGAGGCGGCCGACCGGCTCATCGGGGACATTGCAGTGAATGCCGAGAAGGGATCGGTCCCGCTTCACGGTTACCTGAGACAAGACGGTGGCAACACGTGCCACGGAGTGATCGTGGTCCGTAACACGGACACCACGGAAACTCTTCAACACCGAGTGTGCTGGCGTGCCAGCACCATCGTGGAAATCCGAAAATTCGGAACATCCAACAAGGCACGCATCACCTTCGCGGGTAAGGAGAAGCCTTACGTGCATTATGACAACATGGTCGTCTCTGTGCAAAACTATTACAAAACTATCCCGGCCTGCGGCCAGTGTGGGGCCGTCGGGCACCGCGCGGATGCATGTCCAAACCTGCAGCCGAACACGTGTGGACTCTGCGGACTCCATGCTCCGCTAGTGGAGGGAGTGTGGGCCCTTCACAACTGTGTTCCCCGTTGTTCGGAGTGCGGTGGTGCCCATGCcactgtagcgcccaccgacgctgctaagcggggacgcttaggtcggcgttcttggccagcgctttggggctggctgcgaatgacgacgacaataaagttgggcggcgcgtgctaacggcgcaagcaccgCACGCGCGAGTCGGTTCTAAAcgcctgccgagctggtctccttgttctggcgctccgctgcgacccctcggttctcgacagtggtgactccggcctaagagatgaccgaccccagcaacctcccgccctcaggcaacctcccgcctgacgctacctcgcgcccacgggacgtcgcagctctacagctccacctgcccacgttctgccgcaagaacccgcaggtttggttcgcccaggtcgaagccatctttgatctgcaacacatcacctcggagatttcgcggtttcgccacttactttgcaacctgtctcctgaggtagcTCGAGAAGTGgcagacgttatcgctgcacctttgagtgatgccccgtaccagcaactgaagcagagcattttagaacgcaccacggcgtccgagagcgcgcgcctccagcacctgctcacatccgaggaccttggagatcgccgcccttcccagctgctcaacagcatgcgacagctcttgggcacaagcaaggtcgacccgaacggtgcgctgttgagggagctcttcttgcagcgcttaccacagtccacccgccttgtcttggctgctacagaggacttgaccctcgaccgcctcgcccagctcgctgatcgagtccacgacgcgacttctccttcagtcgccgccctctcttcaacgccacagtcctcaatcatagcccgcttagagtcccggatcgaccagctcgccgtttccatcgacgcccttcggacgtcctcccatgcccagcgcggctctacctcatgtcccagccgccgtccctcttccccgaccagtcgccgctcgcacagtcctcgacgctcgcctatctgctggtaccatcgcactttccagcaccgcgcccgtcggtgcaagtccccatgcgaatggtcgggaaacgcaccgcgagatcactgacggcggcatgtgacctcgccttacaacccggccgccttttcatagtcacggatcgcatttccggcctgcggttccttgtagacacgggtgccgaggtcagtgtactgccgtcctccaagcgtgaccgtgtttctaagtcacctggacctacgctacgcgcggcaaactctacctccatcgccacgtatggtctgcgctccctcactctcgaccttggcctgcggcgcacgttccggtgggtcttcatcgtggccgacgttcatcagcctatcctcggctccgacttcctgacccatttcgacctcgacgtcagcatgcgccgccatcgcctgattgacagcaagacgcgcctctccatcgctggcgttctgtcggctgtcgttcccactggcatccgcacgctgatcccttcatgcccgtacgctcgaatcctcgcagatttccctgaagtgacgaggccctgcaatttaaatcagccacccaagcacagcgtcacccaccataTTGTCACGCGTGGTCCGCCCGTCGCAGCTCGTccacgccgcctcttcggtgagcgtctggccattgctaaacgggaattcgagcacatgctccagctaggtattattcgcccttcctccagcagttgggcctccccactgcatctggtgcccaagaaagaaccgggtgactggcgtccgtgcggtgactaccgggcgctcaacgctcacacggtccacgatagctatccccttccacacatccaagatttcacaggccatttggaaggatgcaaaatctttagtaaagtggaccttgtcaaggcctatcaccaaatccccgttgagcctgccgatatcccgaagacagccattactacacccttcggcttgtttgagtatgtgcgcatgccctttgggttacgcaacgcagctcaaacgttccagcgattcatcgccgaggtaacgcgtggcctcccggctgtatttgcctacatcgacgacatcctcgtcgcgagtcccaatccacaagatcacgagcgtcacctccgggaactctttcaacgccttcaacaatttggcctggttgtaaacccccagaaatgcgtatttgggtcttccgagctcgagttcctgGGACACCACATCTCGGCGCTGGGAATACGCCCTTTGCcttctcacgtccaggccgtgaaagacttcccagcacccactaccctacgccagctgcgtgagttcctcggcctagtgaatttctcccgacgttttattccgcactgcgctgagcttctacacccactgactgaccttcttcgcacgaccaagggctcctcatctgcgatttccttgTCTCCCGAAGCGgccgctgctttcagggctgctaaacaagccgtcgccgatgcggtacttctcgtacacccgagaactaacgtgccaacccgcatcatggtggatgcttccagtgtggccatcggcgctgttctccagcagaaaatcaactccgagtggcgcccactgggttttttctctcgaaagctccaacctgccgagactcgctacagcgtttttggccgcgagctgctcgccatctacaccaccatccagcacttccgacacttcttggagggcctGCCATTTTATGTTCTCACGGATCATAAACCTCtcgtgtatgtcttccgtacaaactcttccaagtacgtcgcacgtgaacttcgtcaactggcttatatatcggagttcacaacggatatccggcacgtcaaaggcaccgacaacgaggcagctgatgcactttcacgcatcacctcccttggcacttctacatcgactgtggattgggaaggtctagctcgtgcgcagacgGCAGACCCTGagttgcaagcgctgcgtgaccatccccgttccctccgtctacaactcgttcctcacccgtttgtgcctggttccctctggtgcgacatgtcagcggcggcACCTCGACCCTTCGttccggctgccttccgtcgtgcggtgttccaatcacttcatgacatctgtcatcccagcatccgagccacgcagcgcctcgttacagagcggtatgtctggccaagcattaacaccgatgttcgccagtgggcacgctcgtgcctcgcatgccagaccaccaaagtgacccgccacacgaagactcccacgcagtcgttcttgccacctggctgccgctttgaccacgtccatctcgatttggttggaccacttcctcactctcacgactgccgctacattctaacaatgatcgaccgcttcacacgttggcccgaagccgtgcccattccggacatcactgcggaaacggtcgccaaagccttcgtttcagcatgggtttcccgctttgGCTGCCCCACtattgtgacaactgatcgcggccggcaatttgactgcacactcttcacttcgctcagccgcctgcttggcactaagcactgccgtaccactgcataccatccctgtgccaacggcatggttgagcggctccatcgccagctcaaggctgccctcACTGCGCGCCTTGATCGCaaccactgggtcgaccaccttcctatggtgcttctcggcttacgtgccgtccttcgtcgtgagcttggctgttcagcggccgaactcgtctacggcgctcccctgcggcttcctggagacttgttcgttccttcgaccccctcgccccagccgctacagtacctccaccgcctgcaggactgcattcagcaactgcgccccgtaccgcctcgatcatcggaccacagcatctttctGCACCCGGCCCTTGCGTCTTCGTCCCACGTGTTCCTCAGACGCGACGCtgtaaaggcgcctcttacaccatccTACGACGGCCCGTACCGTGTCCttcacaagacgcagaagtccgccaccatcgttttgaatggtcgcgaagaggtcgtttcattagaccgcctcaaaccggcctacgtcgagacgcctcccaaggagctcctcgTGGACGTCGccggcgcacccgtcgatatgcttgcAACTACGACAGCtccttctctgcctcgtcgacgagtacatttcgccgttccgtctgggtggggggccctgtagcgcccaccgacgctgctaagcggggacgcttaggtcggcgttcttggccagcgctttggggctggctgcgaatgacgacgacaataaagttgggcggcgcgtgctaacggcgcaagcaccgcacgcgccagtcggttctaaacgcctgccgagctggtctccttgttctggcgctccgctgcgacccctcggttctcgacaccACCAACTCTGGCGACTGTGCGGCAAAATTCCGCACACTCAAAATGGCCGCCAAAAAGggcgggaaaaagaaaatgacgccCAAGAACAAAagccgccatcttgggcaacCCAGCGACCAGCCGCCACCACACGGCGGCCTCGAGAAACGAGCGGGGGAGACGCATGGCAAAACCGGGGCCTGGGTCAATGCCGTCAAAAACGGACGCCAGGTGAGCAATTCGGGCGGGGCTGCTTCTTCCCCCCCTCTTACTCCCctcccaagcgcgcggagcgccGAGCAAGATCAAATAGCAGCACTCAGAGCCCAAAACGAGATGCTGCTAAAGAAAATTAACGAATTGGAATACAAAATCAACCAGCCTctttctcctccctccctccccgcgaCTGAGGTAATGGAAGTGAGCTCGTGGAGCCGAAGGCGGCAACAATCGCGGAGGCCACATTCGAGGCCCTTTTCGAGGCCCGTTTCGCGGCCATACACGCCCGATTCGCCACCTTGGAAAACCAAATCTCAACGATGGTTACCGGCATCTCAAAATTGCAAGATACAATTCCCGCGATGATTGCCCAACAAATTGCGCACTCCTCGCGCCCCTCGCGCAGGCCCGGTGGTCCCTACAACGACGTATCCAGCCGCCCTCTCAAAACTTCTAGACGCACCCCCGAGGTAGACGACAGCTGCTCGCTCTCCGGTATGGAGGACTCCGCCCTCCTTGTGAGTGCTGGCTCCGGAGCAGCGTCACTACAATCCAACCTCAGCCTAAATGACCATGGCGAGCAGCCCTAAGATCAGGCGCTCCCCAAAAATGAATTCGGCCACCCCTGTTCACATTgtccagtggaactgtcggggcttcCTGTCCCGCGCGAAGCGGGCAAATCTCCGACTTTTTCTTTCAACTCTCGACTCGCTTCCggcggtggttgccctccaggagccagggaGTGGCGCCACCCTTACAAGCTACATCACCTTCCAGCAGGACCCCTCTTCCTGCGTCTGTGTGCATAAAAATTATATAGCTAATCTAGTCGACTTGGAGCTTGAAACTGAATATTCGTATGTGATGGTGACACTTCTTCCAGTCAAGAAACACGACGCACCACTCCACATACTCAACATATGCAGTTCCCCCAGAGTCAAAAATGTAATGTTCGCAGCGCTCTTTAGCCGCGCTCTAAAGGCTGCGGGCAGGGACCCCCTGATGATTGTGGGTGATTTGAACGCCCACAGTACTCTCTGGGGGTACGTGCGTGAGGATAAGCGTGGACGCAAGCTAGCGGAACTTGCGTCCACGCTGGGCCTGACTCTCCACAACGACCctgcatatccaacgcgggtgggTAACTCCGTGACCCGGGATACGTGTCCGGATCTTACCTTTACCAAAAACATTAGACACGAAGAATGGCCAACACCGAGAAAACCCTCGGGAGTGACCACTGCCTTATCACTACCACCGTAATGACTAAACCAATGGCAAGACCACACGCACAAGCTGGGCTCCCCGACTGCAATAAGTTCCGGCAAAGTGACATCAATTCGGCCTCTATCCGCGAACAAGGATAACACGTGTGGGCACAAGAATTGGTTACACACCTTCGTTCGACGGAAACCCAAATTCAACTAtcggaggcaacgccggaggtagacaaccaccttctgcacctctgggaggcgcggcacagcctcgtccgcagatggcgccgccaaaaacataatagaaagctcaaaattcgcattgccGAGCTAACCCAGCGAGCTGCAGAGTACGTGGCCCAGCTCGCTGACTCGAACTGGGTGGACCGCTGTAACACGGCGGCCAGACAAATGTCTAGCCGGAACACGTGGCGCCTCTTCCGCGCCCTAATTGACCCGACTCAAACACGCGCCGAGACACAAAAACATCTGCAAAGAGCTATTCATAGCTTCGATGGAGATACCTCAAAATTAGCGTACAAACTACGCGAACAGTACCTTTGCACTCAACAGGACCTCCGAGGGCccgcgtactcgtatgcaggTTCAGAGAACGCGGAGCGGGATCAGCCGTTCCAGCTGCATGACATGAAGGCGGCCCTAGCTAAAATGAAACGAGGAACGGCACCGGGACGGGACAAGATAACCGTGAAACTGCTTGCCAATCTTCCCGGCCCCACCTACGATACCCTCCTCGCTTTCGTCAACTCGATCTGGCTTCGTGAGGCACCCCTCCCAatcgaatggaagaccgctctggtaactttcattccaaaagccggcaaagccacaaacacagacaacctccgccccatctcccttacgtcttgtgcgggaaagctgatggagACCATGGTGCGGGACAGGCTGTCTGGGTTTCTGGAAGCCCAAAATGCATccgcagacaccatgtttggtttccgcccgCACCGGTCTGCGCAGGATGTTCTGCTTCAACTCGACCGAGAAATTCTCAAGCCTGTTGAATACCTCCTCAACGATAAGGCTATACTCGCCCTAGACttgaagggggctttcgacaatgtcacgCACGAAATTATCCTGCAACATCTCTCCCAGACCAACTGTGGACATAACACATTCCAGTATGTCAAGCAATTTCTCTCGGATCGACAGTCTTTCATCCGAATACAAGACGAAGAACATGGCCCCTATCAACTGGGAACGAGAGGTACTCCACAGGGCGCGGTCCTCTCGCCGTTacttttcaatctggccatgatgaagcttccggctcagctggcgaaggtcgaaggcgtccagcacgcgctttacgccgacgacattaccatctgggcCAAACATGGATCGGTTGGAGACACtgaggccaacctgcagcaagcggcggagatCGTGGACGCCTACGCCCGCCGCTGCGGCCTTCAGTGCTCCCCATTCAAATCCGAATTTGTGTACATTCGCCCGTCGCCTAAGTGCACCACCAAAATGGAGCTATTCCTGGCCAGCGGCCCGATACCCGAACACGATGAGATTCGAGTGCTTGgtctctttatccacaaacacaaaCGAGTTGATATACGACAACTGCAAAATTGCGTAaagtgggggaccaggtgggccggatggtccgccgggtttccaacagacgcggggggttacggtgcaaagacgAATTGCGGCTGGCGAATGCATTCGTGATAAGTGGAGTCCTCTACTCGACTCCTTACCTCCACCAACGCCTTCTATAAAGACAGCGTTGCCTCCACCTGCGCAAGTATGACGAGAACGCCCTCCAGGTGATTCTCAGGAAGATGTACAAACGTGCCCTTGATCTCCCGATAACCACGTCCAACCACCGCCTCATGGGCCTGGGGATGGTAAACACTTTCGCGGAGCTCCGGGAGGCACATTTGACCAGTCAATATACAAGACTTTCAAAGACGCCGTCGGGACGCCGCCTATTAGCCCAACTACACATCCAGCATCGAACACTGACGGAAGAGCGCGTACGCATCCCCGAAGTCTGGGGATACACCCTGCACGTGCGgcctcttccggccaacatgacacgtGACGACCACAGTGGCAGGTGCCTTGCGCGGGTGGAGGCATTGGCCTGCTACTATGGGAATAAACACGGAAtcttctacgtggacgcctccggccctcaccatggggggtggtacacggccggagtcgtccatgaaaacgtcgcggtgaatggcccaacattcagagctcaagacataatacatgcggaggaagtcgtcatcgcgctagctgccgcagaccaggactcgcgcgtcatcgttaccgactcgagaggggcctgcagaaatattgaacagggatacattcctctcattgcgtctcgcatccttcaaaacagtgactacctcggggcccccgcgtctcgaacgatcgtatgggctcctgctcatatgggcctcgaaggcaacgaaatGGCAGACGCCGCTGATCGCGCGCTCACTCTCCGGCCaacgccttcagacccttccgaAATGGATCCCGAACCAAATCCAGCCATAACTTTTCGAGAAATTACTCAActataccaattcggccacgcaatttatcctaAGCACTGTAAGGGCCCTACAAAGGCAGAGGAACGCACACTCCTccgcctttacaccaaaacactgctATGCCCGGCAGTTTTAAAGCACTTTGATCCTGCCTGTACAGGAAAATGCCCGCACTGTGCAGAGAAGTCTTCGGAaatcttccacatggtgtgggcatgccaatcaaccccgaacctcacc
This genomic stretch from Dermacentor silvarum isolate Dsil-2018 chromosome 2, BIME_Dsil_1.4, whole genome shotgun sequence harbors:
- the LOC125942856 gene encoding LOW QUALITY PROTEIN: uncharacterized protein LOC125942856 (The sequence of the model RefSeq protein was modified relative to this genomic sequence to represent the inferred CDS: inserted 1 base in 1 codon); translated protein: MAASALQLRAYDPEAMAWTTVPTTGDANSTVFPKIRSQALLQAAERRSQDKANMTASNATPVAGSSVGNMNAPATRATGRKGKAXIKPAPDDYVIVIKPTERVSLHEAFTETGYGTAISAYLKSERARATSVLPSRDQNIIVHTSDIEAADRLIGDIAVNAEKGSVPLHGYLRQDGGNTCHGVIVVRNTDTTETLQHRVCWRASTIVEIRKFGTSNKARITFAGKEKPYVHYDNMVVSVQNYYKTIPACGQCGAVGHRADACPNLQPNTCGLCGLHAPLVEGVWALHNCVPRCSECGGAHATNSGDCAAKFRTLKMAAKKGGKKKMTPKNKSRHLGQPSDQPPPHGGLEKRAGETHGKTGAWVNAVKNGRQWNCRGFLSRAKRANLRLFLSTLDSLPAVVALQEPGSGATLTSYITFQQDPSSCVSLFSRALKAAGRDPLMIVGDLNAHSTLWGYVREDKRGRKLAELASTLGLTLHNDPAYPTRDLRGPAYSYAGSENAERDQPFQLHDMKAALAKMKRGTAPGRDKITVKLLANLPGPTYDTLLAFVNSIWLREAPLPIEWKTALTPCLVSARTGLRRMFCFNSTEKFSSLLNTSSTIRLYSP
- the LOC125943610 gene encoding uncharacterized protein LOC125943610; the encoded protein is MTRDDHSGRCLARVEALACYYGNKHGIFYVDASGPHHGGWYTAGVVHENVAVNGPTFRAQDIIHAEEVVIALAAADQDSRVIVTDSRGACRNIEQGYIPLIASRILQNSDYLGAPASRTIVWAPAHMGLEGNEMADAADRALTLRPTPSDPSEMDPEPNPAITFREITQLYQFGHAIYPKHCKGPTKAEERTLLRLYTKTLLCPAVLKHFDPACTGKCPHCAEKSSEIFHMVWACQSTPNLTPKPNPIREDWEAALLGCCDLASQKALVDRAQAAAVANGLL